A window of Acidimicrobiales bacterium contains these coding sequences:
- a CDS encoding LLM class flavin-dependent oxidoreductase, producing the protein MNPPLANGSVSLRLYPHDVDAVQQLALIRGQAARGAEIGYDGVMVSEHHADFPGYLPNPTQLAGFLLDAMPSGWAAPCPLLLPMKPYALVAEDLAWLAAAYPGRVGAGFAAGALPVDFELAEVPFDEIIERFKDSLPRTVAALRGTDDTPLAADRAIARTATDPMPMVVAAQSPGAVRRAARLGIGILYDSLAPAPLTAKLNDIYTEAGGTGARIAIRRVWIGDPPNEEMAAQMAHYHSYAPDAAKKNWDGDQLIAAPTAGEAAERLGDFLEAAHCDTVNVRIHVNGLTPAQVDEQLDRHRGEFLDTLRGRLA; encoded by the coding sequence ATGAACCCACCGCTCGCCAACGGCTCGGTTTCCCTTCGGCTCTACCCCCACGACGTCGATGCGGTCCAACAACTGGCGCTGATCCGCGGGCAGGCCGCCCGTGGCGCCGAGATCGGCTACGACGGCGTGATGGTCAGCGAACACCACGCCGACTTCCCCGGCTACCTGCCCAACCCGACCCAGCTGGCCGGGTTCCTGCTCGATGCCATGCCGAGCGGCTGGGCGGCGCCGTGTCCGCTCCTGCTGCCGATGAAGCCCTACGCCCTCGTCGCCGAGGATCTCGCCTGGCTCGCCGCCGCGTATCCCGGCCGTGTCGGGGCCGGGTTCGCCGCCGGCGCACTGCCGGTCGACTTCGAGCTGGCCGAGGTGCCCTTCGACGAGATCATCGAGCGCTTCAAGGACTCGCTCCCTCGCACGGTGGCTGCGTTGCGGGGCACCGACGACACGCCGCTGGCGGCGGACCGGGCCATCGCCCGCACCGCCACCGATCCGATGCCCATGGTGGTCGCGGCCCAGAGCCCGGGCGCGGTGAGGCGAGCGGCCCGTCTCGGCATCGGCATCCTCTACGACAGCCTCGCCCCCGCGCCGCTCACCGCGAAGCTCAACGACATCTACACCGAGGCCGGTGGCACGGGGGCCCGTATCGCCATTCGCCGAGTGTGGATCGGTGATCCGCCCAACGAGGAGATGGCGGCGCAGATGGCGCACTACCACTCCTACGCGCCGGATGCGGCCAAGAAGAACTGGGACGGCGACCAGCTGATCGCAGCCCCCACCGCCGGCGAGGCGGCCGAGCGGCTCGGCGATTTCCTCGAGGCCGCCCACTGCGACACGGTGAACGTGCGCATCCACGTCAACGGTCTCACCCCGGCGCAGGTCGACGAACAACTCGACCGTCACCGGGGCGAGTTCCTCGACACCCTGCGCGGGCGCCTGGCCTGA
- a CDS encoding acetyl-CoA C-acetyltransferase — protein sequence MTDASRSDAYIVDAVRTPTGKRGGGLSHLHPADLGAAAITALIARTGIDPEAVEDVVFGNVDSVGGQAGDIARTAWLAAGMPEAVPGTTVDRQCGSGQQAVSFAAMGIMAGVQDLVVAGGVQQMSQIPISSAMTLAGELGFEDPFSGSTGWVDRYGTQEVSQFRGAEMIAEKWDISRDECERFAFESHERAIRAIDEGRLDREIEPIGDVTMDETPRRGGSLEKMQQLSPLVEGGRLTAACASQICDASAALLIASEQALKDHDLTPRARIHHMSVRGDDPIYMLTGPIPATAYALEKSGMKIDDFDLFECNEAFAPVPLAWMKEHDIPHEKVNVNGGAIALGHPLGATGAKLMTTLLHELERTGGRYGLQTMCEGGGQANVTIIERL from the coding sequence GGCCATCACCGCGCTGATCGCCCGCACCGGCATCGACCCCGAGGCGGTCGAGGACGTCGTGTTCGGCAATGTCGACTCGGTCGGCGGCCAAGCCGGCGACATCGCCCGCACCGCGTGGCTCGCCGCCGGTATGCCCGAGGCCGTGCCCGGCACGACCGTGGATCGCCAGTGCGGCTCCGGCCAGCAGGCGGTGAGTTTCGCGGCGATGGGCATCATGGCGGGTGTGCAGGACCTGGTCGTGGCGGGCGGTGTGCAGCAGATGTCACAGATCCCGATCTCGTCGGCGATGACACTGGCGGGCGAGCTCGGGTTCGAGGACCCGTTCTCCGGCTCGACCGGTTGGGTCGATCGCTACGGCACCCAGGAGGTCTCGCAGTTCCGTGGGGCCGAGATGATCGCCGAGAAGTGGGACATCAGCCGCGACGAGTGCGAGCGCTTCGCGTTCGAGAGCCATGAACGGGCCATCCGGGCGATCGACGAAGGTCGTCTGGATCGTGAGATCGAACCGATCGGCGACGTGACGATGGACGAGACCCCTCGCCGTGGCGGCTCGCTCGAGAAGATGCAGCAGCTCTCGCCGCTGGTCGAAGGGGGCCGCCTCACCGCGGCGTGCGCCAGCCAGATCTGCGATGCCTCGGCCGCGCTGCTGATCGCCTCCGAGCAGGCGCTGAAGGACCACGATCTCACGCCCCGGGCCCGCATCCATCACATGTCGGTACGGGGCGACGACCCGATCTACATGCTCACCGGGCCCATCCCCGCCACGGCGTACGCGCTCGAGAAGAGCGGGATGAAGATCGACGACTTCGACCTCTTCGAGTGCAACGAGGCGTTCGCGCCGGTGCCGCTCGCGTGGATGAAGGAGCACGACATCCCCCATGAGAAGGTCAACGTCAACGGCGGGGCCATCGCCCTCGGTCACCCACTCGGCGCCACCGGCGCCAAGCTGATGACCACGCTGCTGCACGAGCTCGAGCGCACCGGCGGCCGCTACGGCCTGCAGACCATGTGCGAGGGCGGCGGTCAGGCCAACGTCACCATCATCGAACGCCTCTGA